The following are encoded together in the Streptomyces flavofungini genome:
- a CDS encoding beta-ketoacyl-ACP synthase III yields the protein MTAPPPSQPPPTRAAVLTGVGGCLPPTAVSNDELAARLDSSDAWIRSRTGIRQRYFAAPGTATSDLAVGAGAKALKSSGTPLVDAVLLATTTPDRPCPATAPAVAARLGLTGAAAFDVSAVCTGFVYALATAAGLIAARAADRVLVIGAETFSTLLDPDDRSTSVIFGDGAGAVVLRAGDPAEPGALGPFDLGSDGGREDLITVPAGGSRQRLSGRSPKPGERYFTMDGKEVFRHAVQRMSASARAVLDRAGWTPADVDHLVGHQANLRITNHVADEVGIPRPRCFSNIADVGNTAAASVPLALDQAHADGALRAGDRVLLTAFGGGLTWGSTVLTWPGLDHI from the coding sequence GTGACCGCACCCCCACCGAGCCAGCCGCCGCCGACCCGTGCCGCGGTGCTCACCGGGGTCGGCGGCTGTCTGCCGCCGACCGCCGTGAGCAACGACGAGCTGGCCGCGCGCCTCGACAGCTCCGACGCGTGGATCCGCTCCCGCACCGGGATCCGGCAGCGGTACTTCGCCGCGCCCGGCACCGCCACCTCCGATCTGGCAGTCGGTGCGGGCGCCAAGGCCCTGAAGTCGTCCGGCACGCCCCTCGTGGACGCCGTGCTGCTCGCGACCACCACACCGGACCGGCCGTGCCCGGCGACCGCGCCCGCCGTCGCGGCGCGCCTCGGCCTGACCGGGGCGGCCGCCTTCGACGTCTCGGCGGTGTGCACGGGCTTCGTGTACGCCCTCGCCACGGCCGCCGGGCTGATCGCCGCCCGCGCCGCCGACCGCGTCCTGGTGATCGGCGCGGAGACGTTCTCCACGTTGCTCGACCCGGACGACCGCTCCACCTCGGTGATCTTCGGGGACGGCGCGGGCGCGGTGGTGCTGCGCGCGGGCGATCCCGCGGAGCCGGGCGCGCTCGGCCCGTTCGACCTGGGCAGTGACGGCGGGCGCGAGGACCTGATCACGGTGCCCGCGGGCGGCTCGCGCCAGCGTCTCTCGGGCCGTTCGCCGAAGCCCGGCGAACGCTATTTCACGATGGACGGCAAGGAGGTCTTCCGGCACGCGGTGCAGCGCATGTCGGCCTCCGCGCGGGCCGTCCTCGACCGCGCCGGGTGGACGCCGGCGGACGTCGACCACCTGGTCGGCCACCAGGCCAACCTGCGCATCACCAACCACGTGGCCGACGAGGTGGGCATCCCGCGGCCGCGCTGCTTCAGCAACATCGCCGACGTCGGCAACACCGCCGCCGCGTCCGTCCCGCTCGCCCTGGACCAGGCCCACGCCGACGGCGCCCTGCGGGCGGGCGACCGGGTGCTGCTCACCGCGTTCGGCGGGGGCCTCACCTGGGGGTCGACGGTGCTGACCTGGCCAGGTCTTGACCACATCTGA
- a CDS encoding acyl carrier protein: MSETYDRLVDLLVDRFEVDRAEIGPDTKFEELDMDSLFLVELLLVIQSEFRVAVGEDAATPGDTVATVAALIEAGLPVPGPSAAAASATGERA, from the coding sequence ATGAGCGAGACGTACGACAGGCTGGTCGATCTCCTGGTCGACCGCTTCGAGGTGGACCGCGCGGAGATCGGCCCCGACACCAAGTTCGAAGAACTCGACATGGACTCGCTGTTCCTCGTCGAGCTGCTCCTCGTCATCCAGTCCGAGTTCCGGGTCGCCGTCGGTGAGGACGCGGCGACCCCGGGCGACACGGTCGCGACGGTGGCGGCTCTGATCGAGGCCGGGCTGCCCGTGCCCGGTCCGAGCGCCGCCGCGGCGTCGGCCACCGGAGAGCGAGCGTAG
- a CDS encoding acyl carrier protein encodes MSTEQSIINYIADVWLDGDAEGLDADLPIAELNIIDSAGIFDLVHYLQSDFRITVPLREISPANFRSVDTIAALVERLRAQGESVR; translated from the coding sequence ATGAGCACCGAGCAGTCGATCATCAACTACATCGCCGACGTCTGGCTCGACGGCGACGCCGAAGGCCTCGACGCCGACCTGCCCATCGCCGAGCTGAACATCATCGACTCGGCCGGGATCTTCGACCTCGTGCACTACCTGCAGAGCGACTTCCGCATCACCGTGCCGCTGCGGGAGATCTCACCGGCGAACTTCCGATCCGTCGACACGATCGCCGCACTCGTCGAACGGCTGCGGGCCCAGGGGGAGAGCGTGCGATGA
- a CDS encoding aminotransferase class I/II-fold pyridoxal phosphate-dependent enzyme: MTEATTQSARAAAQDDGATTQGHEGAAVRREIVAVVAARTLYDESYLLPDSHFEADLGIDSVIHESILALVKERFGLRSPLPEGLYTIRDLAAAVEDALAAEGRAHGGVPSPEPAPPPDDPVLDAVLRAAMRHTQYRRDQLPLDADFEGELGIDSVVLVSIVADCARDLRLPDDLAGTLTAASLRDLVAELRAYRDSKGADGTGGAHGTDSTDSTGEHSGAGPAAATGSPDRATPWDSRSMKDFVEGRDGDLFAKTRSFRGYLRGREAEHLYWYGMPLHSRCGNRALILDELTGQRREFLMFASNNYLGVANHPKVIEAVCEATRAFGATHTGSRFIGGTNMLHKELERRLAAFKGRPACVVFPGGYAANLGTISALVKSYDTLVVDKLNHMSIVDGARLSGAVRKIYQHNDMADLERVLKRCDDRTAGKLIVADGVFSMHGDICDLPEIVRLGKEYGARVLIDDAHATGVLGARGSGTAEHFGLKGEVDLELGTMSKSLAGMGGFVVGDEDVVEYLRFYAHSYVFAAGIPAGVAAGLIAALDLIEAEPERITRLWSNIRFLHGLLADAGFDLEHTESAILPLVIGDERRALEMGRAVRARGLFCQTVVFPGVPLGDARLRVSVTCEHTREDLSTAAGIFVDAARETGVLPSAG, translated from the coding sequence ATGACCGAAGCCACCACACAGAGCGCCCGAGCCGCCGCGCAGGACGACGGAGCCACCACGCAAGGCCACGAGGGCGCCGCCGTGCGGCGCGAGATCGTGGCCGTCGTCGCCGCCCGGACGCTGTACGACGAGTCGTACCTGCTGCCCGACAGCCACTTCGAGGCCGATCTCGGCATCGACTCCGTCATCCACGAGTCGATCCTCGCCCTGGTGAAGGAGCGCTTCGGGCTCCGCTCCCCGCTGCCCGAGGGCCTGTACACGATCCGCGACCTCGCGGCCGCCGTCGAGGACGCGCTCGCGGCCGAGGGCCGGGCGCACGGTGGCGTCCCCTCCCCCGAGCCCGCGCCGCCCCCCGACGACCCCGTCCTCGACGCCGTCCTGCGCGCCGCCATGCGCCACACCCAGTACCGGCGCGACCAACTGCCCCTGGACGCCGACTTCGAGGGCGAGCTGGGCATCGACTCGGTGGTCCTGGTGTCGATCGTCGCCGACTGCGCCCGCGACCTCCGCCTGCCCGACGACCTCGCGGGCACCCTGACCGCGGCGTCCCTGCGCGACCTGGTCGCCGAGCTGCGGGCGTACCGCGACAGCAAGGGCGCTGACGGCACCGGCGGCGCCCACGGCACTGACAGCACTGACAGCACGGGCGAGCACAGCGGTGCCGGGCCCGCCGCAGCAACCGGGTCCCCGGACCGCGCCACCCCCTGGGACAGCCGTTCCATGAAGGACTTCGTGGAGGGCCGGGACGGCGACCTGTTCGCCAAGACCCGCAGCTTCCGCGGCTACCTGCGCGGCCGCGAGGCCGAGCACCTGTACTGGTACGGCATGCCGCTGCACTCGCGCTGCGGCAACCGCGCCCTCATCCTCGACGAACTCACCGGCCAGAGGCGTGAGTTCCTGATGTTCGCCTCCAACAACTACCTGGGCGTCGCCAACCACCCGAAGGTGATCGAGGCGGTCTGCGAGGCCACCCGCGCCTTCGGTGCCACGCACACCGGCTCGCGCTTCATCGGCGGCACGAACATGCTGCACAAGGAGCTGGAGCGGCGCCTGGCCGCGTTCAAGGGCCGCCCGGCGTGCGTCGTCTTCCCCGGTGGCTACGCCGCCAACCTCGGCACCATCTCCGCGCTGGTCAAGAGCTACGACACGCTGGTCGTCGACAAGCTCAACCACATGAGCATCGTCGACGGCGCCCGTCTCTCCGGCGCGGTCCGCAAGATCTACCAGCACAACGACATGGCGGACCTGGAGCGCGTCCTCAAGCGCTGCGACGACCGCACGGCGGGCAAACTCATCGTCGCCGACGGCGTGTTCAGCATGCACGGCGACATCTGCGACCTGCCCGAGATCGTCCGGCTCGGCAAGGAGTACGGCGCCCGCGTCCTGATCGACGACGCGCACGCGACCGGGGTGCTCGGCGCGCGCGGCTCGGGCACCGCCGAGCACTTCGGCCTCAAGGGCGAGGTCGACCTGGAGCTCGGCACCATGAGCAAGTCCCTCGCGGGCATGGGCGGTTTCGTCGTCGGCGACGAGGACGTCGTCGAGTACCTGCGCTTCTACGCCCACTCCTACGTCTTCGCCGCGGGCATCCCCGCCGGGGTCGCCGCCGGACTCATCGCCGCCCTCGACCTGATCGAGGCGGAGCCGGAGCGGATCACCCGGCTCTGGTCCAACATCCGCTTCCTGCACGGCCTGCTCGCCGACGCGGGCTTCGACCTGGAGCACACCGAGAGCGCCATCCTGCCGCTCGTCATCGGCGACGAACGGCGCGCCCTGGAGATGGGCCGGGCCGTGCGGGCCCGGGGCCTGTTCTGTCAGACGGTGGTGTTCCCGGGCGTGCCGCTCGGTGACGCGCGGCTGCGGGTCAGCGTCACCTGCGAGCACACCCGCGAGGACCTGTCGACCGCCGCGGGCATCTTCGTCGACGCCGCCCGCGAGACCGGCGTCCTGCCGTCGGCCGGGTGA
- a CDS encoding AMP-binding protein, which translates to MTKPPTDLSDVALIREPWPRSAEQSTRLAFVGPDTRTYGELAGHVAAVAAGLLGLGAEVGDRVAIWTDKQPRYAEAILGALHAGCAYVPLDGGQPVARVETILRDAEPVALVTDSRRLDALRECHLPDSVRVIVLVDECGGPDGHGAAGGARSEGEGTPHPPRPLRPAPAPHRPAVTWSAFTAGAAGHVVLLPPLDRDDLAAILYTSGSTGVPKGVRISYRNLACFIRWARVELDVGPDDVFAGHASFNFDLSTFDLFTALSAGAGLWIVPDGRARDVAALAAGIRDHGVSVWYSVPSVLRLLTVSGALTPEVARGLRYVLFAGEVFPIPHLRALAERLAPGTGLYNLYGPTETNVCTYHRVRPEDLARHEPVPIGTPLPGAKVSVVDADGRALTGPDAFGELVVEGDCVTPGYWRGEAEPAAAGHRRGRHATGDLVSHDVRHGSAALVYRGRKDRMVKLAGHRVELGEIEAAVLRHPGIAEAAAVADTSGPDTAVALYFTLNGETPRPGLIELKRHCARHLPRYMLPRSATCLDVMPHNANGKTDYRRLGGPAPTPRPAPGPAPRAVPGK; encoded by the coding sequence ATGACGAAGCCGCCCACGGATCTCTCGGACGTCGCGCTCATCCGCGAGCCGTGGCCTCGAAGCGCCGAACAGTCCACGCGGCTCGCGTTCGTCGGGCCCGACACCCGTACGTACGGCGAGCTGGCGGGGCACGTCGCAGCCGTCGCCGCCGGACTGCTCGGCCTCGGCGCCGAGGTCGGTGACCGGGTCGCGATCTGGACGGACAAGCAGCCGCGCTACGCCGAGGCGATCCTCGGCGCCCTGCACGCGGGCTGCGCGTACGTCCCGCTGGACGGCGGGCAGCCGGTGGCCCGCGTGGAGACGATCCTCAGGGACGCCGAGCCGGTCGCGCTCGTCACGGACAGCCGCCGCCTGGACGCGCTGAGGGAGTGTCACCTGCCGGATTCGGTGCGGGTGATCGTGCTCGTCGACGAGTGCGGCGGGCCCGACGGGCACGGGGCAGCGGGCGGGGCCAGGAGCGAGGGCGAGGGCACGCCGCACCCGCCCCGGCCGCTCCGCCCGGCCCCCGCCCCCCACCGGCCCGCCGTCACCTGGTCCGCCTTCACCGCGGGCGCCGCGGGCCACGTCGTCCTCCTTCCGCCCCTGGACCGCGACGACCTCGCCGCGATCCTGTACACCTCCGGGTCGACCGGCGTCCCCAAGGGCGTGCGGATCAGCTACCGGAACCTGGCGTGCTTCATCCGGTGGGCGCGCGTCGAGCTGGACGTCGGGCCGGACGACGTGTTCGCGGGCCACGCCTCGTTCAACTTCGACCTCTCCACGTTCGACCTGTTCACCGCCCTGTCGGCGGGCGCGGGCCTGTGGATCGTGCCGGACGGGCGGGCCCGCGACGTGGCCGCGCTCGCCGCCGGGATCCGTGACCACGGCGTCAGCGTCTGGTACTCGGTGCCGTCCGTGCTGCGGCTGCTCACGGTGTCCGGGGCACTCACGCCCGAGGTGGCGCGGGGCCTGCGGTACGTCCTGTTCGCGGGCGAGGTGTTCCCGATCCCCCATCTGCGGGCGCTGGCGGAGCGATTGGCGCCCGGCACCGGGCTCTACAACCTGTACGGGCCGACGGAGACGAACGTCTGCACCTACCACCGGGTGCGCCCCGAGGACCTGGCGCGCCACGAACCCGTTCCCATCGGCACCCCCCTGCCCGGCGCCAAGGTGTCCGTCGTCGACGCCGACGGCCGCGCCCTGACCGGCCCCGACGCGTTCGGTGAACTCGTCGTCGAGGGCGACTGCGTGACCCCCGGGTACTGGCGCGGGGAGGCCGAGCCCGCCGCTGCCGGGCACCGCAGGGGCCGGCACGCCACCGGCGACCTGGTGAGCCACGACGTGCGCCACGGCAGCGCCGCCCTGGTCTACCGGGGCCGCAAGGACCGCATGGTGAAGCTCGCGGGCCACCGCGTGGAGCTCGGCGAGATCGAGGCGGCCGTCCTGCGCCACCCCGGCATCGCGGAGGCCGCCGCCGTCGCCGACACCAGCGGCCCCGACACCGCTGTCGCCCTCTACTTCACCCTCAACGGCGAGACCCCACGCCCCGGCCTGATCGAGCTGAAGCGGCACTGCGCGCGCCACCTGCCGCGCTACATGCTGCCCCGCTCGGCCACCTGTCTGGACGTGATGCCGCACAACGCCAACGGCAAGACCGACTACCGGCGCCTCGGCGGCCCGGCGCCCACACCCCGGCCCGCGCCCGGCCCCGCCCCGCGTGCCGTGCCCGGCAAGTGA